Below is a genomic region from Eupeodes corollae chromosome 1, idEupCoro1.1, whole genome shotgun sequence.
AGGGATTGCAAATGCAACTGTATTTTCTCAACCATTCCCAGTTTCAAGGCGAGATCATCGATTCCAGTGGCCTTAACCAAAATCGAAGCCAACTGAGCAATGAGTGGGATATATAGTCCATTGAAGACATAACTCGGACAAGTGACTCCGCCTTCGTGGTCACGAGAATAGCTGGATTCTGCCCCCGCTGTAGAAACTAAAAGCCTGAGGCGATTTGCATTTGCCTGGAATTCGGTCTGTTGAAATTTGCCTAGTGGTAAGTTTGAAAGTATTTTTGATTTGCCCATCTTCTCTTCTTCGATAGGAGGTAAGAGGCCAGATTTAGCTAAATAGTGGAACACATGCAAGTACCGATGCCCGAAATAATTACAGTAGTTCCGTATAAAGGTGGCCAATTCTTCCGAACTGAAACCCATCGACAAGTGGGCAAGACACATAAGGCGAATGCTGTTGTACTTTTGGCCATTAGTAGTTAGAGCCTCATCAATTTCTGTAAGAAGCTTTTTACGATTGTTATTGTTGAGAATGTCTTCTTCGAGCGATTGGACCTGTTGGAATGAACCAGCCATTTCGGCTATGACTTTTTCGCTTGCTTGCAGATGTCTGAGGACTTTGGTTTTCAATTCCGTTACCTTCGGCAACTTTCTGGACACATAATCTTGCATTTcgtctattttcattttatttatactcTGAACCTCGACGCCTATGGCTTTTGCTTGTGCTTTTATCATACTGCTAGCTTGGGAGAAGTGTCGATAGCGATTCTCGGCATAAATTTCATCGGTGGCCGAACAGAGTCGAATAATTGGAGTTTTTTCTTTCACATTTGTAGGGGGCTGAATTTGTTCACGaggaatttcaaaaatctttagtttttgaacggagattttatttgaattagcTGAAATTTCAACCTCTCCTGCGCGGTATTTTAAAACCTCTAGCAATAGCCCTGAATAAATGGCTGGTGTTAGAAGACTTGAAGGGTAATCCTTATCCCGATCTATTATAACCATGGATGAGAAATCACTCGGCTCAGAGCGACTAGCCGCCGATGGCCAAGGCCCCAAATTGTCTATCATCTTTAGGATCTCTTCCGAATGTTGGCCGTAGGATAAGATGAGCTCTGGTTTGCCGCATATCATAAAGAAGATGCGTAGAGTTTGAGACATGGACGACAATATTGAAGTGTCATGATGGATAAAAACGCTTTTAAAAACCTAGAATGTTGTTTATTCTAATTCACTATTCATGACCCAGAAAAATTAAGATGTAAACTTACTTGAGGAACTTCCATGCTAAGCACACCATTATCCAGATAAATCAAGTCCCAATTGAATCGATGCAACTGCACAATACCAAAAAGTCCTTCTTCTTCGAGCAGTGTTTGGAAACACATATAACAATTAGGCACACAAATTATGTGAAAACTCTTGAAGCCGCTATTCTTGTCGGAAGGCTTAGAACTTTCATGAGCATGAATCTGATTGAGAACTTTCCGGTAAGTGGATAATGTGTTGGCTATCATAAAAACCTGCACATTATCTTGCCTTGCGATGGTGTTCTCAGGGTCAAGCTTGTAGATGCGCTGGATTCCTTTTAACCTATCAATAGGAAACTTATAAATTATGAATTATGAACATTAAGATACTTATGTACTTTAACCAAGATGCTGCACATATGTGTTCCAATGGTTTAATAAGAGATGCATCTAAAATAAGGtcttttttatttggtattgaACACAATATGGATTGAAGTTTCTCTTGGGCAATCAATTGGAAGCCTTGTAGctttttgttgattgtttgttCCATTTGTGCGGATGGTTTATTGTACGTAGGGTTTTAACTCATACTTTAAATATTActaaagttattatttattttgaattttattctaatgaaaacttattaaaaataaaccaagaaaaaaaggaataacaTTGCAGAACCAGATACAGGTGAAAATTTCTATTTGACATCTATGGGTTGTGCAGACATCAGCTGATTGCGGCGAATTCAGTTAATCCAAGAGCATTGCCAGATACACACAAATTTTGGTCTGCTAGTATTAATTGAAGTTAGCCTTCTTTTAAGTTAAATGCAATACAATCtccttataattattattttagtacttttcgattttttgaaaactatatttttctgacgcaattaaaaatttgatgttttcaaattttctatgaTAACGTCTATAAATTCAAGAAAacattcaaaacataaaattatatctATATTATTATGAAATGTAAAACAATGAACAATGTTTTGGAAATCCTCACTACCTTCACATTTGTTCAGAATAAAGATGGTGAATTATAATTATCTTATGTGTGTGTTATTACGGAGGAGGAATACCTTTTCAATGGAACTTCTTTAGAGTTTTTCAATATCGATGTGAAAAATTTTCCAGACAACAGGTGGCAAAATTGTTTTCAAGTCAGTCACACTTGCAGATCTGAAGAAGATATGATAGATAGACAAAGTATtatcatttaaattaagaaaaaagacgCCCGGTTTAAGTCATGGGCACATTTAACGTGATGTTAAAGTACTATATCTGCTTAAGCTCGAAAATAAACTTAGCGAACATCACAAGGTTTGAGATCTAATGAAGAACAAGTTCCACCCAGTTCGGacttaaaatgcatttttgcaATCGCACAAACTCCGATTATGAGGACAGTTAAGTAAAATTGattgtaatttttagttaatgtGTAAACAATATAAAAGAACGCAAATGCAGCCTTGTGATAACAACTTCTTTCATCTAAACTTCTAAGAATAAGTGAATCGATATTGTTTAAACAACACAAGTGACttgtcataaattaaaaaaaaaaacttataattttaaacaagtcCCAAATCTGCTTGTAATTAGGTTTTAAGCTAAAATTGCAAATACCTCTGTTTCGTCATGTTACCTCTGCGGGGAAAaagcaattttcaaatttgtaacgTATAAAACAAAGCTATGCAGCTTTTtaattgaatgtcaaattggtttgggataatgtaatTTTTACTAGATGAATAGAACAATGTAAAGGCAGTGTGGATTACTTTGTGTTCGTTGCTGACATAACTAAGGCAAACAATGGTTGAAAACATCAGACATTCATTTTTAATCATAATGACAAacccttatctttataataaagcttAGTGTGTTATTATCTTCAGACTTTCTGTTACCGCGTTTACGAGCTTTCAAcccgaattgaatcaggatttagcgccgtatatacgtggatcggatcgaaataggattactcgatccaatcccactgaaagagttgaatcaaatcgaaaatttgtttgtaaacctgaaaCAAGTTTTTGGTGTGAAAGGTTTTGCTTGTGTGGGTGCGATAAGTTTGTTCCCTCTTCTTTGTACACTCAGATGTTTTTCGGTTAGGTATTTTCGACACTTCTCTTTCATTTGTTGTTCTTATCTCATCTGATGAAGAAATGTTTTAAGATGTGTTAGACCTTTGTGAGGATACTTTCAAAATTTCCAAGCAGAAGAAAAAAGGGAACTGGACAAAAATCtggggtgccagcacgtaaATTGATACAATGGAGGATTGTCGATCAACtcgaaagaaattatttttgacagcaggTAATTTGAGACTAGTTCCATTGTGACTTATACTTAAAAAAGCCATTGAgaactataaaattaaatgtcaaatgagtttactatattatttcattcaattttaagtcttttctgaaatgtttttctttgattcggAGCGTGAAGGTGAAAGCGAAGAAGTGCCAGtgctaaaatcaaaagaaaatatttgagataTAATAGCAACACATTCGAATTGAGTAAAAATGaggaaatattcaaaaagaaagatcatgtataaaatttgtaaaacaatttgtttgttaactttGTGCAGCAGTTTAGAGTCAACAAGGAATGTTTTCACAAGATACTCAGCTCGTTAGATCTTCCAGAAGACAGAAAAAGAACATCAGTTCCACCAGTTCTACAGCTTTGTGCAACATTAAATCTCCTAGCCAGTGGGAGTTATTCTAAATTTGGAGACAGCAAGgagtattattatattataggaAATTTAAACTACCGGGAATACTGGGCTGCGTTGATGGTTCTCATATTTTCCTCCCTTGGTCAGTTTTAAGAATTCCCCTCGCTAAACCAACGTGA
It encodes:
- the LOC129942322 gene encoding vacuolar protein sorting-associated protein 33B yields the protein MEQTINKKLQGFQLIAQEKLQSILCSIPNKKDLILDASLIKPLEHICAASWLKLKGIQRIYKLDPENTIARQDNVQVFMIANTLSTYRKVLNQIHAHESSKPSDKNSGFKSFHIICVPNCYMCFQTLLEEEGLFGIVQLHRFNWDLIYLDNGVLSMEVPQVFKSVFIHHDTSILSSMSQTLRIFFMICGKPELILSYGQHSEEILKMIDNLGPWPSAASRSEPSDFSSMVIIDRDKDYPSSLLTPAIYSGLLLEVLKYRAGEVEISANSNKISVQKLKIFEIPREQIQPPTNVKEKTPIIRLCSATDEIYAENRYRHFSQASSMIKAQAKAIGVEVQSINKMKIDEMQDYVSRKLPKVTELKTKVLRHLQASEKVIAEMAGSFQQVQSLEEDILNNNNRKKLLTEIDEALTTNGQKYNSIRLMCLAHLSMGFSSEELATFIRNYCNYFGHRYLHVFHYLAKSGLLPPIEEEKMGKSKILSNLPLGKFQQTEFQANANRLRLLVSTAGAESSYSRDHEGGVTCPSYVFNGLYIPLIAQLASILVKATGIDDLALKLGMVEKIQLHLQSLPGVTNIKQVQAMLKKGDGNSVLPMKSKTVFVFVVGGVTYAEIGACELIGQLTGSKIVVASNHIISGSDVIASAF